The nucleotide sequence TTTGCatatatctatactataaaggtgaatgtctgtacgttgtccgcgcatcaaacgaaacgacaacaccaaatgacgtaaaaatttttatacattcactcccttcccacagcccccaggccgcgccaccacccTCATTCGttactaataatcgaatatttgcttaaattgaatctaaaaaatcttagtttttcctatttcccactatttatagcacactctagacttcataattcGCTtgagctgttcaactatgacccaaatgcaaagttcaaaaacggtttgagatagaaaattaataaaaataattttgcttgatatttttctgattggttgttttgattttattcaacgaggcatagcaacggatgccgggtattgtaatattatggttattaataaaaaattattttctatgaaattattgtttgtaagtcttttatatacatatcctaaatccctcaaaactactcctacgcgagtgAGGcggcgggttaaagctagtattttaatatttccgaTAAAAAACTGAGTATCAGCAATGAACAACGAAAAATTACTTGACTTAGTGGAAAATCATCcgtattttttataacaaactgCAATTGTTATCATTAATTCTACTTccatatcagctgtttatggttaGGGCATGACTAACCCACAAATACTGTAATGTTGCGGCTATGGCGTTATGGCTACGGCTTTCATCttaatttgtgaattttatgtTGCAGACAGGGTGGAAGCGAAACCGAAGGCGAAAATAAAGTGATGGTAGCTGAGATCagaagtcaaaaaaaaatttaattgcgcTCTGTAATTGGGGTAGTAGTAAAGAACTTGGAAAGCACAAAATACCATgagatcgaagtgcaaacctcgcaAAGAATCTAAGCTAAAGAACTTGGAATCGGCCGGAGTGTTACTTGCGAAATTATTCATGTGCACCAATTCCAGCAGGCAGGCGactgaaaatgtgaaaacaacaaAGGGTTGAAGGTCTTGAAAATGCAGGCTAGCGAGACTGGAAAACCCCCAAAAAATGCttggtttttacaaatattgaaGAGCAGCTGTTACCTGCCCCAAATATAAgaagcaaaaattaatgaaaaaaggtTCAAAACCACTGAATTATTGGCGAGCACAACCacaataataaacattttaatttctgtTGTCTGTCTGTGCTTTCATGTTTTATCTTATACAATtttaccattaaaaaaaaaatcgcaatattTTTAACAGCTTCCAGTTAGAATTATGACCCATGGCTATTATTCAATTTGGCTAACAGCTCTGTTTCCTTTGTACTTTTAAGAATTATCTGATTGTTATGATAGCTCAAAGCGCCCATTTAGCCATACAAACTATCAAAGCTAAGCAAATTAAGTACAGCAAGCAAAGCCTGCCTGCATTGGGCCAGCAGCTTCAAAGCACTGCATttctgtgcatatgtacatatatatgcccagaaactgtttaaaaagtatatatgtatgcatagtaTGTGTATATAATACCGAAATTACTGTAAAAGATATACAAATAAGCTAAGTTTTCAAGCGTTCAAATCTAATTTCCGATTGGTTTTCCCTTCACCAGTATTCTCTTAAGCTACTCactgtacatgtatgtgtgtatgtggatgcatacatatgcacacacgtgtgtagtttttatatttataagtgtttatttttacattatatgctatatttatatacatatgtatgttacatatgtatgtatgtttgtattcaAATTCAAGCGGTTAAGTTCATAGTTTTTAAATGCGCTTGACGCCCTTTCCTATTAAATCTGATACATACGTACAAAAAATAcacacagatattttttatcttcatgATATTCATGagaaaaatatactttatatCAAGATAAACAAatgtatataacaataaaaacccACATCAGTGAAAGTTTCTTCAGCACATCTAGTTTTTATGGTAATTTGTGCGGCCAGATGTTGGGTTATTTATTGGTTAGATTAATTTTTACCTACCTAATATAAATGCACGTGCATTTACGAATaggtatgtacatgtgtgtgtatacatatgtatgtatgtacagagcATTTTAAGTTTGAGTGGCTTGGTTAGCATTTTTCTGTTTTAGCAACTATCATTTCGATGGTAGGCAGTCGTTAAGCACAAAATCTAGtactgttaaaaaaaagtaccaTTTCGCGCGAGAGTAAtacgaaaaatattgtaatatattaaaatctaaTACGAAATAAGTGGATCGATGAAAGTGTTTATggtagtagcccggtgtgacgggttcaaaaaatcgaattcttttttttgtacacttttcggaagaaaaacatcttaaacatataatatactataaaaatttcagacagaaattttaattatttttaaagttatagctaaaataagagagcgcgccgtagtgtgtatgaaagcgtgtgacacgccagcagcagctgttgtTGAAACTATAAACGCGTtcttctcaaaaccatgttttcgaaatttcggggaatcactgactcaaaactattcaaccgatttggctaaaaattatGTGAGATCAAAATGAACTTCTAACTGAATCCTTAATATAAAAACTGATTAGTTGATTGGATCGGcaccacaataaaaaatatcagtgcAATTTCGTCCCGGAAATTGAAAATACCATTgcccaaaaaacaaacaaagtttaaaaaaaaacaataagatTTCGAATTTAACGTAAATATTTGGCACTTAAGCCTTGCAACTTTCATTATTTTAGGAATAGAAGAAATAGGACGTTGCAAATGAGTTTATTTCCTCGGAGAAAAACtggatggtttttatgaaaaaattatcttCTCAAACGAAGCTTATTTCCATTTGAATGACTACGTAAACAAGCATAATTCGCGTATTTAATGCGTGCCACAAATAGGCAACAAATCATAATAGGTTGAAACAGATCGGTGTGTGTCTGGCGCGGTTTCCAACAGATTgacgaaaaatattgtttttcttatttttcaagtGAAATGAAAATCTTCAACCAATCCACATTGGGTGGCGAGGCGAATTTCGAACGATTTTTATGATTTGCTACCTGCACAGGTATTCAAAATCCGTGGCAAAAAGTTTAGATTTTTTCGCTTTCCTCTGCTGTTATGCAAAGTATACAGGCTCCAACCGTTGTATCAATATGGGTATGTTGGTTAAACAgttgtatataggtatatttcatttcattttcgttACCGATTTCCACATTGGTCCAACGGttgcatgaaaattaaaatgttttacttttTGGTGGGCAGAGTTAGCGGTTATGCAAGAAGTTGGAACGagtatatttttagttatttgcacagaaaagaatatcaaaaaataagaaattacaacaaaaaaacaataaaaaaactttcaatagaaaaattaaaaaattaaataaaaataacaaaaagattaaaaaaaattaaaaaattaaataaaaataaagaaaagatttaaaaaaattaaaaaaaaacttcaaaataattaaaattaaaacaaataaaatatcaaacaacaaataaaataaagttccgtcattattattattgaaaacaaaagcttttttaaattgaaaaaaaaacataaaaaaactttaaaagctataaaaaaattagagcaaataaaataaaatttcatcgttattattattgaaaacaaaaactttttttttaattgaaaaaaaaaaattaaaaaaaaatgttataaaaaaaattacaacatataaaataaaattgcatcaatattgttattgaaaacaaaagcttttttaaattgaaaaaaaaacataaaaaaactttaaaagctataaaaaaattagagcaaataaaataaaatttcatcgttattattattgaaaacaaaaactttttttttaattgaaaaaaaaaaaattaaaaaaaaatgttataaaaaaaattacaacatataaaataaaattgcatcaatattgttattgaaaacaaaaacttttttaaattgaaaaaaaaaaaacataaactttaaaagctataaaaaaattaaagcaaataaaataaaatttcatcattattattattgaaaacaaaattttttttttaaattaaaaaaaaaaaaagaaaattacaacatataaaataaaattacatcaatattgttattgaaaacaaaaactttttttaaattgaaaaacaaaaacataaaaaactttaaaagctataaaaaaaattacagcaaataaaataaaatttcatcattattgttattgaaaacaaaaactttttttaaattgaaaaaaacaaacttaaaaacctataaaaaaattacaacaaataaaataaaacaaaatttcatcattattattattgaaaacaaaaaactttttcctttaattaaaaaaaaaattataaaaaaaatgtttaaaaaaaattacaacacataaaataaaattgcatcattattgttattgaaaacaaaaacttttttaaattgaaaacaaaaaaatataactttaatataatatttttaatataacttaaaaaaaaaattgaaaacttaaaaaagttacaacaaataaaataaaattgcatcattattgttattaggttcaaaaacttttgtaagttgaaaaaaaaacaaaacaaaaaacgtttaaaaactataaaaagattacatgatataaaataaaattgcatcattattattattgaaaacaaaattcttaaattgaaattgaattgaaaaatgttcatgaaaaaaattacaacatatAAAACGAAATTGCATCATTattgttacaaaaacaaaatttttgaaattgaaaaaaagaccaaaaacttaaaaaaacatttatgactataaaaatattacaacaaataagataaaataaaattccatcattattgttattgaaaacaaaaaaaattttaaattgaaattttaattgaaaaaaaaaaaataaaacaaaattgcatcattattgttacaaaaaaaaaatttttgaaattaaaaaaaaagaccaaaaacttaaaacatttatgactataaaaatattacaacaaataagataaaataaaattccatcattattgttattgaaaacaaaaaattttttaaattgaaattgaaacttgaattgaaaaaaaaaataataattgtagtcaacaataaataaaataaaattttatcaattattataattgaacaaatttcacttgatttctttctttttctgtttagttattttttagtattttacaatattaaaaaaaaaaaatagcaagaaattataatattcgtcgagtcaaatctcatctaatcttacgttggagagacgggggtctcggcaaatatcacgcaatttttttctgattgaaacaaaaaaattgtacatgctttagatttaatctcaagcgtaatcgtagtatgattaagatcattcactaattcgttcaaaagaaaataacttcattcatacttcgacgttatacattactactgtcaaaccaccatatttgttttataccaaatagctcaatttaatctgaatttgcggtacagtgtagcccgtcggttgttttcgcgccactatgagccgaacgccctatcactcaggttgacgtttgacaattccggactttaaagaacatgacggaaaatcatttgctccatttctaatacgcgtaccgattgaaccgctgaatgccttcatcagcacgcctattgatccctattgcccaagtatacgtgatgatttagagaaaatatgctacagtacatgcggtatttacttcgcatctatcacaagagctgcagagcacaggcgagcagctcacattgcatcagctaagcaagcgcgtatgttccgcaaagtgcgaccctcacggattgtcacaagacgagctaatgagttactgtgcgcaagcgtcaacggcttagagtggctagattagaacgaagttgaaggagcacatgattttactgaaaatcatatggacatgttggtcccaatagtctctcttgaaaccgcgcatgattctccatggactgaattagagtagatattctgtttttaatcgcagtagttacaatttaagtcttctattgttaaatttttattacacttaaactctcagcaatattgattactagtcttaactagtcgtaaataaaagcacgaagcaacttttttttctttttacaataacaatccaacgcgtttacataagaaacccacattttgaaaaatctcacgtgagattgggggatggggaagggggttgaataaaatctcacgacatctcaccagggggggagggagggtcagaaaactgaaaaaaacacctcacgtaatttatggacgcccccttattgTCTAGTGTTGTCATTGGGTAATTTTAtgtacatttaaatttaaaaagaaactcAACCTTGAAAGATTCTAAATATTTACGCTTATGAACGAAGTATTTGCGCAAACAAATCTTTGGACATCATaacaaatattgtaataaacgagaaaaaaataataaatcttaaaGTCTGATGAAAGAAATTTGACGAAAGATTTACgcttttctaataaaatattaacatataaatatgtactttcTTGTATAGTAttgtgttttaataaaatatttttaaaatcaatctTAAAATCTGAAATCTAAAATGTAAgtctatatgtaaataaataagataaataaaacattaagaCCTTAATTTAAGAATTTGCCTTTCGTCAAACAGCAGCAATTTGtgactttacaaaattttacgattcaataataaaataaatataaatacccCTTAAGAGTTTCCTTTAGtaataaaatcttatttttgttgcaattgcaataataatttttacaatcaaTCTTAAAATGCGAGTAAAGTAAGtataatatgtaaatttataaaactcctattaatacaaaataactTAGGCATACctaattatgtttttttcttgtttttaatacttaaaaTCAGCCTACCTAAATACCAGCGATCtttcgattttttctgtttcttgaCAACCGTCTTATTCTGGATATCCTTGCGCAAATCTTCTTTAAGCACCAACAACTGATTGAGCTCCGTCAATTCTGTCGTATTAAAGTTGGATAGGTTCCTCAAATTTGTTCTAAGAAGACACAACGTCAACTCCATTTTCGACTGACTCTGACGCAATGGCTGTTTCGCTGGACGTCGCAATTCCTCCAGATACATAAAGTGGTTGTAAGCGATTGTGCCTTTAGCGGTGTTCCGTTGTTTATTCCCCATCTCTGCCTTTAGCtatgactttttttctttgcgataaataatattcaaattgcCTTTCGGTTCACTTGAAGTTCTATTTCAGAATGTCCTGAAGAAGTGAGCGCACAGGGTTTTTATAGTACTTTAGGTCAGGTTAAAGGATGCAATCAACAGTAAATGATCAGGTACAGGCTGAAGCAAGCAAGGGATGGGTGAGAGAATGTGATGAACAACGTACCTGGGGCTAAAGTAAGCCTCAAGTAAGTAATGACTACTCAGGCaagtttttaaaagaaagcCTAATGCGAGTAAATAATGGGCGTAACAAAGAACAAGTATTTACACATAAAATCACAAAAGTTTTGCTTCATTTTAATGTTTTGTTACATTACCTTGAGTCATTATACCATCTGCGTCGacgaaattaattatttccGGTGAACAAACGGAAAAACCGATTTACACAAAAACGTCACAATGGTATTCACAATCCATTTCACTGGACTTGTATGGAAAATTTACTCGTATTATGCACATGTTTTCAAAACTTCCTATCGATTGTGGACACGCAGAATATGAATTGTTACATAATTACAAGAATTGCGTTAGAATTTAGTTTGGTTTAATTATTTACTGTGTTTGGGCGTTAACTAAACTACAGGAATAAAGGAAATTTttgggttttatttttattatttatattctaATGTGTTTTCTGTTATACGTGTGCGAAACACTGTCGTCTTTAGGCAGAGGTTCTGTTTGCCACCGAGGGCGTTGCTCATGTGACCAAACGACCAAACAAGAAATCAAACCAGACTGGATATTGTATATTGAGATTCGCAGAATAATTGAAGCTCGCAAATATGGAAAGGCGTGATACCAgcgtttttgtttacttttgacTGTTCTTAGTGATATAAACATTGGCATGCTACACAGCCCACTGCCAATTGATTGCAAACGAAACTGCCGGGAA is from Anastrepha ludens isolate Willacy chromosome 4, idAnaLude1.1, whole genome shotgun sequence and encodes:
- the LOC128861365 gene encoding uncharacterized protein LOC128861365 isoform X3, translating into MGNKQRNTAKGTIAYNHFMYLEELRRPAKQPLRQSQSKMELTLCLLRTNLRNLSNFNTTELTELNQLLVLKEDLRKDIQNKTVVKKQKKSKDRWYLDIFRSVRRSIEILMLDISTQRNDLDSSDLLDHLLNIAVALLMAIILCLLFNTCNFIF
- the LOC128861365 gene encoding uncharacterized protein LOC128861365 isoform X4, with translation MGNKQRNTAKGTIAYNHFMYLEELRRPAKQPLRQSQSKMELTLCLLRTNLRNLSNFNTTELTELNQLLVLKEDLRKDIQNKTVVKKQKKSKDRWYLATQRTPTTSTRHLVRLLDAFTYFQSNPSRAVSRSTFFSLPCQTFFLSLYFPFCSTIY